The Brassica rapa cultivar Chiifu-401-42 chromosome A10, CAAS_Brap_v3.01, whole genome shotgun sequence genome segment cattaaacactaaaacactcaagggtttaggattttagtgtttagtgtttttgatttaaaatttacaatttatccaagggtttagggtttacccaagggtttagggtttacctaagggtttagggtttcggatttagggtttaggaattagaatttagggtttagtgttttgctgacgacgttaacaatatttttttaaaaaaaatcttttttttgtaactactatttttttacctttttattttaaaaacataaaataacttgacaatattttgtttctttttttaaaaaatatcaaatttgaaataacataatcctattggttggtgaacctagaggttcaccttagggggtgaacccaaaaaTAACTCTTTATTTtatgagttattcttgggttcaccccctagggtgaacctataggttcaccaaccaataagatttagttattttaaatctggtatcttttaaaaaaggaaacaaaatattgtcaaattatattacgtttttaaaattaaaaaaaaatataaataaataaaataatagtagttGCAAAAAAGaacgttttcaaaaaaaaaattaataccataaacaaaacactatactctaaatctaaaccctaaacccttcggtaaaccctaaaccctttgataaattttaaattcttgaattaaaaaaaaatgtttttaacacaatcaacaaaacactaaaccgtaaatcctaatcctaaaccctaaacccttgggtaaaccctaaacccttggataaatccgaaatttttggatcaaatcttaaactttaagatttatgatttattcaagagtttaggatttacctaaatgtttagggtttagggtttaatatttgttggcaacgttaaaaatacttttgaaaaacaaattcattttttgtgattaaaaaatcttttttcgtaattaatataatttttattttaaaaatataatataattcgataatattttgtttccttttttaaaagatactgaatctaaaatgacacaatcttattggttggtgaacctagggGGTGAATCCAAGAATAAGTCTTATTTTATGGGTATGATATTAtagtatttttgaaaaacataaaatcatatattcCCTCTCGAATGTTGCGGTCAATTTCGTTGGCATTTTCCTTTTCAAATATAAACAATACACGTTAACTAGTGCCCCTGCGTTTTAAACATTTTGTCGCCTGATAATTCCTACAATTTCACTTGGCTTCTGGTGAGCTAACGTCACAGGCTGAGGATGGTGCAAGATGGATCAAAACCCAAGTCAATGTAAAAGATCATGTATTCGTACCAGACATAGACCCTGATGAAATTGGTGACCAAGGAGACAAATTCGTAGAGGACTACATTTCACGACTTACAATGCTTCCTCTTGATAGATCAAGACCCTTGTGGGATATCCACATCCTCAACGTCAAAACATCTGATGCAGAAGCAATCGGTGTCATAAGATCTCACCATTCGTTGGGAGATGGAATGTCACGTATGTCTCTCATCTTGGCGTGTACTCATAAATCATCAGACCCTGAAGCGCTTCCTACTATTCCTATCCTTAAACGACGTGAAAACGTGTCACACGGCCTTAGAAACACAGGCTGGTTCTTAAGCTCGATGTTTGCCATTTATGCCACAGTGAGATTGATTTGGAATACCATTGTAGATCTTCTGTTACTCTTGGCTACGGTGTTGTTTCTGAAGGATACAGAGACGTCTCTAAAAGGTGGTGCAGAAGCCGAGAGCAATGCGAAGAGATTTTCTCATCGAATTGTTTCTTTAAATGACGTAAGACTTATAAAAGACATCATGGACATGGTAATTAAGTTTAAATAGTTTCGGTTTGAATACTTACTATAATTTcttaacactacaagaaaactcaAGCTTAACGAGGAATATTAACGAGGAAAAAAAATCATCGTAAGTTTCCGTCAACTTTACGAGGATTTTACGTGAATAACGGTATcatcgttatttcctcgtaaactaaCGACAAAAACCGTTCGTCGTAAAGTCGATGTAATGTGACGTgtcatttacgaggaaataacgatgATATCATGTTTCACGTACGTTCCTCGTAAAGTGGACGTAAACTTCGCGtcttatttacgaggaaactatTTACTTGGATTTAGCGAGGAAATTTTAAATCCACCAACTTTGTAAGTGacacacgtttttttttttgcacctaattaattttgaatccaccaactttgtaagtgacacacggagattattgaagtcgaatttccagggatactgaagctgaaatgcgtcctcttcaaatgtgaatggttcgaccccgtcgtcaacagaggtgttcggtctaacaaattcggtgtagttgatgtcaacggtggacgacggtacaacaaattcgagcctttcatcttagcttcacaagcagaccaagttagcttccttccatactctcggatgagagattcgggtataaattggttagtaGTGATCAAAGtaacacctcgaggacgaatcatcagtggagaagaaccaccattgcaagaagaacagataaatgaagtcgaggaacctgaacaagaaattgatgacatccttctcattgatccgcataatcacgagtacgaagatcttaccgatgatgccacagacgaagctgttgaagacgagtttaatgaaaatgaagacatttctagtgatgacgagaatgtcgatgaatccgattgatgtattttcgattttgtgtagtttgttttatgaataaggtaatgtgagagtttgttttatgaataaggtaatgtgggagtttgttttgtgaataagaaaatgtgggagtttgttttatgaataagtaaaagtgggaattgtggtttggaatatatgaattagaagataaggaattgtggtttggaatgaaaataaagatatggtttgaaatatatgaagtagaagataaggaatatggggtttggggtttcggattttagggatttaaacggaatactcgttaattcctcgtatgttgacgtcgaacttacgacgaattcctcgtttattccacgtaggagagattcgtcgtaaataccacgtaggacaaattcgtcgtaaataccacgtaggaaagattcgtcgtaaataccacgtaaaataaatgatgaacgcggcccactttaattccacgtaggacggaatcgtcgtaaaaaccacgtaaccaaaatcgtcgtaaacacctcgtactgtaaaaactagaaaaaaaaagaaaaagaagaaatatactcgattttgtgtagtttgttttatgaataaggtaatgtgagagtttgttttatgaataaggtaatgtgggagtttgttttgtgaataagaaaatgtgggagtttgttttatgaataagtaaaagtgagaattgtggtttggaatatatgaattagaagatagggaattgtggtttggaatgaaaataaagatagggtttggaatatatgaagtagaagataaggaatatggggtttggggtttcggattttagggatttaaacggaatactcgttaattcctcgtatgttgacgtcgaacttacgacgaattcctcgtttattccacgtaggagagattcgtcgtaaataccacgtaggacaaattcgtcgtaaataccacgtaggacaaattcctcgtttattccacgtaggagagattcgtcgtaaataccacgtaggacaaattcgtcgtaaataccacgtaaccaaaatcgtcgtaaacacctcgtactgtaaaaactagaaaaaaaaaagaaaaagaagaaatatactggatttacatgtggcaagacttccagcaattatattacttaagtctcaccaacataaattccaatatcatcttctcttccttttttctcaaatttttataatttgaataggattggatttgagagtatgatgtgagatagggtgtgatttgggagtttgggtgtgggttgagaaggagagttacgggtatatttatagggaagctttcctcggtaattccacgtaagcaaaatagtcgtaacgtcctcgtacctaaaaaacacgggcctttgtaattcctcgtaacttcctcgtataataaaacgcgggcctttgtaatctctcgctgtttcgtcgtaaaaaaaaacacgggcctctgtaattcgtcgtaaaattacgaggaatttgcgacggaatgtaatcttatatatacaccccgagcgctcactctttctttcctctctacttcctctccacttcctccctgtttcgttgcaatggtaagcctctctaattcctctctaatttggttagtttaggtagattaggtggttagtatagggaatttagataagtttacggatcttatgttatttagtgttgattaggtggataatgttggaaaatatatgttgacgaaaatttaaaaaattaaatttttttctcaggttcgaaaaggtagacttactgcccattacagagagatgttcggtgagccgggtaatcgtttagacccgtcgtcttcatcagctcccggttcttcgggacaagagactgtccccgagactcagtacactcagagagtctttGGGTCTCCTTCTTCTAGAGGACCATCGGTTCCTCCTCCCCCGATGACCATGCGACAACGAAATCCTATTCCAGGCGAGTCAACATCCGACACACATACCGAGGCGGATGTaacggcgaggagtgatgaattctatcGGGCGATTCacgacccttagttctttttaatttcggttcttgtattatgaattcaaaacttatttatatataaaatattttggttttgatttttttagaattttaattttattaataatttaaattatttaaattatttttttaattataattttttatatttctgtaaaataacgaaacgaagtaaattcgtagttaattttgcgacttctttacgtggaagcttaacgaggtttttacgaggaattgtttacaaggaaatgacgtggaaagttcacgtggtctttacgaggaaagctatcaagatatttacgtttactttacgagtatttactttcgagttatttacgtgggttttacgaggaacgtctttcgtggtatttacgaggaaatttagcgacgtccttacgtggaagctttacgtggtctttacgacgaaatattcctctttgcttttacgacgaaattatttcctcgctatgttacgacgaattagcgaggatatatgcgttacgacaaacgtataacgacgaaacgggtttcttcgctaattcctcgtaacactgcttttacgacgaagtcacgaggaaaactgccctcgtaaaacttgtgttttcttgtagtgtaaagACAACACTTTCTCAAACAAAATTAAGTGTTTTTCTTGTTTCCTGATCTTGTGACCATTTCTAGACTATCAACGATGTTTTACTTGGAGTTACACAAGCTGCTCTCTCGCGCTATCTAAACGGAGCACATGGTAAATATCGACTTGCAATAAAAACATATTACATGTGATTTATATGTCTTAATGTTTATTTTGGATTTACGTGTTGCTTCTTGACCTAATAAAAGACAAGACGAATGAGAATGGTGGAACATCAAGACCGCTTCTAAATAATATTCCATGTAATATACGAGTTCGTGCAGGAGTTTTGGTAAACCTAAGGTCGGAAATTGGAGTCCAGGTTAGAAACATGCACCTTTGAATACACTGTATACACCATTGTTCAaagatatagaaaaaaatacatgtattgTGACACGAGGCAATTATGATTGAAGCCATTGGCAGATATGATGGCAAAAGATTCGAAATGCAGATGGGGAAACCTTATCAACATAGTTGTTTTACCACTGTCGATTGGTCCAGAAACCGATCCATTGGTCTATCTATCGAAAGCTAAATCCACGATGGatcaaaagaagaactctcTTCATGCTCCTATACTTTATTTGATTATGAGCTTCATTGTTAGTGTGTTTGGTGCAAAGGTATATAAAAATGATCGTCATACTCGATTTCTTTCCGCTGTGAGAAAGTGGGGAACTTATAATATAAGACTCTTATCATTTTAGATAGGAGCAGCATTGTTCAATCGATTATTATTAAGCACAACGGCATTCATTTCAAACGTCAATGGCCCAACCGAAGAAATCAGTTTCCATGGCCATCCAATCGCTTATATCGCTCCTAGCGTCTATGGACACGCACAAGTATGTAAAGAGCCAAAGAACTACTTAGTCCAACCTTTTtcttcttaataattttctttgtttttattcttaataaatttatgtttgTGTTTGACAGTCACTGCTGATCCATTTCCAAAGTTACGCGGACAAAATGGTAATCTCGATAGCGGTTGACCCTACAATCATACCAGATTCGCACAAGCTATGTGATGCAATGGAGGAGTCTTTGAAATCTATGAAAATTGCTCTTTTAGGAAAAGGGCTACTGATTAACGAAGAAGTATCCGTACGGGTGAATAATATGTGTAAGTAAGTAGTCTTTGTTTTGTGGAAAAAGATGATGTTCTTAAAAAGCCTTCAATGTCAATTCTTCGAAGTTATTTTCAAATCTTATTTCATATTGGATGAGATGAgagtatattttctaaacagAGTATTAGTTATGAACTTACGTATCATATAGTAAATCGATATCCACTCCCaactaaactaaaataatttaattcatACTTTGACCATAGTGGATAATCTGCTTATATAAACTTGATATCTTACTGTTAGATGCTCTATCATAGTAACTTAGTACATATTGAGAGTAACAATGTAAAAGAGTGTGCTGACTCATTCCTACGCTCATGAAGACGAAAAGCATAATATTGCCTCATACTAATTGTCTGTTTCTTCAGCTTCTTAGTAGCTTCCGTTACTCCTTTCTGAATACCAAGCTTAAATTCATCTTTTCCATATGTAAATAATAGAGGATACTGTAGTGCTAGATATGAGGGATGTATCTCATTAATCCTTATTAATTTTCCAGAATGTTTTTGAAGTACTATATCTCTTTTATCTATATCAAGATTAAAATCTCCAGGAATCAAAGCTGCAACCTCTGATGATGTTGATGTGTTGTATGTTCTGCCATCCTTTAGACGATCACTAATGATCCTCATATGAAAAGCTTCTTGAGGATTAGTACTAAATCGTTCTCCTGCTGATCTGAAGTTCTTAACATATGGATTCACTTCATCTAAGACTTTCATCAAAACTTCAATAATTTATTTCTTCAAGTTGTCCTTTTGCTTGCCTTTAAAACTCCTTTTACCTTGGCTGCAGTTCAAACGATAATTATTAGATTAAAATTCCTGTGATACCATATCGATCATGACATGGAAGAAGTTATAGAAGTTCAATACAAAGAGAAATATGTTTTAAAGGAgaaattaattttgatatttatagATTCgaaaccgaatctgatccgaaccaaaGTATTTCGGATACTCAAATATATCCAAAAAAGGTTTATATACTTAtacatattaattatttttagatttaatgtatataaaaacatacataatgcatatgatacttttaagttggtTTAAACACTTGAAAATAtctacaaatagtcaaatataaatatctaaaaaaaatttaaagtatactcaaaataccaaaaatattaaaaataattattgattatcgatccaaatatttaaaacaaaccaatttaaatgttaagtttaggtattctAAAAATAATGTGATGATCAATAGAATTCacacaaatatttttgaattaaaagaatacaacaaataaatttcaatatattaatttctcaaaaataaaaaagaagtgGAATTTATTTGGCATATAAGAAGTTTAGAGACATATctatctatcttttttttttgacaacaaataTTCACAcactcatgttgactctgtgaaccaaagtggtaactctgcatccatatgtacgacgaaagacggttgatTCCGAGCACTGTGTGCTAAACTATCCGCCTTAAGGTTCGCCGTCCTAGGAACATGAATGATTTCTGAGTTGAGGAAACTTTTTCTGGGAAGCTTTATGCCTtccaggtagctttcaaatgctggtcattcttctggttccgaaactattttcaccaattgagaacaatatgttgcaaacgtaacctgaaactgtcttaaattcttcCATTGACatatctatctatcttattaaagcGAAAACAcatttaattttggaaatatagATTTATTAAGACACATAAACATAATAATTGGtgttttagtttattaataatTACATCAAAAattgttttagttaaaaaaattaattgacaaatatgttatataacatattattttgATAAGTTTTGTATCCAACTGCAATGTGAGAAATCAACAAATTATACATAATTAGAAATCGTAAATCTACACAAATATTGTATATTACAAATTGAACAAACACCCATATGAATGGATCTTAATGCaaccattatatttttatattgttaagactttatatatttattctttTAAACAAACACTCGTGCGGGTGCACAGATCAAgatctaatatttttattaatttataggactattaaaatcaattaattaaattaatttcatatacaaattaataaaatcataatttagaagaaaaaaaactatttcatGTGTATATAAAAGATTGatgtattaataaaaaataaatacacaattttatttattgattttcagtttagtttttaagttttgtttgctTCCTGTACCACttacatttttacattttaatttatgttttagttttaaaagaaaatatattaattcaaatttaaaatgtcATTTTTTACATACAAAAAAACAACACCTAAAGCATccgttttttttgtgtgtacaAGAGAGTATTAA includes the following:
- the LOC103844815 gene encoding O-acyltransferase WSD1, producing MAKEEEEPLSPMARIFQSSGADYCTVIIVGFKTKINPDVILDDLKQNVSKHPRISSKLAEDGARWIKTQVNVKDHVFVPDIDPDEIGDQGDKFVEDYISRLTMLPLDRSRPLWDIHILNVKTSDAEAIGVIRSHHSLGDGMSRMSLILACTHKSSDPEALPTIPILKRRENVSHGLRNTGWFLSSMFAIYATVRLIWNTIVDLLLLLATVLFLKDTETSLKGGAEAESNAKRFSHRIVSLNDVRLIKDIMDMTINDVLLGVTQAALSRYLNGAHDKTNENGGTSRPLLNNIPCNIRVRAGVLVNLRSEIGVQPLADMMAKDSKCRWGNLINIVVLPLSIGPETDPLVYLSKAKSTMDQKKNSLHAPILYLIMSFIVSVFGAKIGAALFNRLLLSTTAFISNVNGPTEEISFHGHPIAYIAPSVYGHAQSLLIHFQSYADKMVISIAVDPTIIPDSHKLCDAMEESLKSMKIALLGKGLLINEEVSVRVNNMCK